A section of the Pseudomonas fluorescens genome encodes:
- the ppc gene encoding phosphoenolpyruvate carboxylase produces the protein MSDIDARLREDVHLLGELLGNTIREQYGDEFLDKIEQIRKGAKADRRGAATEAVAGEELSASLNQLQEDELLPVARAFNQFLNLANIAEQYQLIHRRDESQPAPFESRVLPELLARLQSEGHSSESLARQLARLEIELVLTAHPTEVARRTLIQKYDAIAAQLALQDHRDLTGAEREQIRQRLQRLIAEAWHTEEIRRTRPTPVDEAKWGFAVIEHSLWHAIPNYLRKADQALHAATGLRLPLEAAPIRFASWMGGDRDGNPNVTAPVTREVLLLARWMAADLYLRDIDHLASELSMQRASPELQARAGDSVEPYRALLKQLRERLRATRNWAHAALASNVPAPAEVLQNNRDLLEPLELCYQSLHACGMGVIADGPLLDCLRRAVTFGLFLVRLDVRQDSSRHSAAMTEITDYLGLGRYEDWDEDARITFLMKELANRRPLLPGYFKPSADTAEVLNTCKEIAAAPAASLGSYVISMAGAASDVLAVQLLLKESGVQRPMRVVPLFETLADLDNAGPVIERLLLLPGYRARLQGPQEVMIGYSDSAKDAGTTAAAWAQYRAQERLVDICREQQVELLLFHGRGGTVGRGGGPAHAAILSQPPGSVAGRFRTTEQGEMIRFKFGLPDIAEQNLNLYLAAVLEATLLPPPPPEPAWRHLMDELAADGVSAYRAVVRENPQFVEYFRQSTPEQELGRLPLGSRPAKRRAGGIESLRAIPWIFGWTQTRLMLPAWLGWEAALSKALERGEGELLGQMREQWPFFRTRIDMLEMVLAKADADIARLYDERLVQPDLLPLGAHLRDLLSQACAVVLGLTGQSQLLAHSPDTLEFIRLRNTYLDPLHLLQAELLARSRQQEAAQDSPLEQALLVSVAGIAAGLRNTG, from the coding sequence ATGAGCGATATCGATGCACGTTTGCGTGAAGATGTTCACCTGCTGGGTGAACTGCTGGGCAACACGATTCGAGAGCAGTACGGTGATGAGTTCCTCGACAAGATCGAGCAGATCCGTAAAGGCGCCAAGGCCGATCGCCGTGGTGCGGCCACGGAGGCAGTGGCCGGCGAAGAGCTCAGTGCCAGTCTCAACCAGTTGCAGGAAGACGAATTGCTACCGGTGGCGCGTGCGTTCAACCAGTTCCTCAACCTGGCCAACATCGCCGAACAGTACCAACTGATTCACCGGCGCGATGAGTCCCAGCCAGCCCCGTTCGAGTCACGGGTGCTGCCCGAACTGTTGGCGCGCCTGCAGAGTGAGGGCCATAGCAGCGAGTCCCTGGCCCGGCAGTTGGCGCGGCTGGAGATCGAACTGGTGCTCACCGCCCACCCGACCGAAGTCGCGCGCCGGACCCTGATCCAGAAATACGATGCCATCGCCGCGCAACTGGCGTTGCAGGATCACCGCGACTTGACCGGCGCCGAGCGCGAGCAGATTCGCCAACGCTTGCAACGCCTGATCGCCGAAGCCTGGCACACCGAAGAAATCCGCCGTACCCGGCCCACTCCGGTGGACGAGGCCAAGTGGGGCTTTGCGGTGATCGAGCATTCGCTGTGGCACGCCATCCCCAACTACCTGCGCAAGGCTGACCAAGCCTTGCACGCCGCCACCGGCCTGCGCCTGCCCCTGGAGGCTGCACCGATTCGCTTTGCCTCATGGATGGGCGGCGACCGTGATGGCAATCCCAATGTGACCGCTCCGGTTACCCGTGAAGTGCTGTTGCTGGCGCGGTGGATGGCGGCAGATCTGTACTTGCGTGATATCGATCACCTGGCATCGGAGCTGTCGATGCAGCGGGCCAGCCCCGAGTTGCAAGCCAGGGCCGGTGATAGCGTCGAGCCTTATCGGGCCCTGCTCAAGCAACTGCGCGAACGCCTGCGCGCCACCCGCAATTGGGCGCATGCGGCGCTGGCTAGCAACGTTCCGGCGCCGGCCGAGGTGCTGCAAAACAATCGCGATCTGCTGGAGCCCCTGGAGCTGTGCTATCAGTCCCTGCACGCCTGCGGCATGGGGGTGATAGCCGACGGCCCGCTGCTCGATTGCCTGCGCCGTGCGGTAACGTTTGGCCTGTTCCTGGTACGCCTGGACGTGCGCCAGGACTCCAGCCGGCATTCGGCGGCGATGACCGAGATCACCGACTACCTCGGCCTGGGCCGCTATGAGGACTGGGACGAAGACGCACGCATCACCTTCCTGATGAAGGAGTTGGCTAACCGTCGCCCATTGTTGCCAGGCTATTTCAAGCCGTCGGCCGACACCGCCGAAGTGCTCAATACCTGCAAGGAAATTGCCGCCGCGCCGGCGGCGTCCCTTGGTTCCTATGTCATCTCCATGGCGGGTGCGGCATCCGATGTGCTGGCGGTACAGTTGCTGCTCAAGGAGTCCGGGGTGCAGCGGCCGATGCGCGTGGTGCCGCTGTTCGAGACCCTGGCCGACCTGGACAACGCCGGCCCGGTGATCGAGCGCCTGTTGCTGCTACCTGGCTATCGCGCGCGCTTGCAAGGCCCGCAGGAAGTGATGATCGGCTACTCGGACTCGGCCAAGGACGCCGGCACCACCGCCGCGGCCTGGGCGCAATACCGCGCTCAGGAGCGCCTGGTGGATATCTGCCGTGAGCAGCAGGTGGAACTGTTGTTGTTCCATGGTCGTGGCGGCACTGTTGGCCGTGGCGGCGGCCCGGCCCACGCGGCGATTCTGTCGCAGCCGCCAGGTTCGGTGGCCGGGCGTTTCCGCACCACCGAGCAGGGCGAGATGATTCGCTTCAAGTTCGGCTTGCCGGATATCGCCGAGCAGAACCTCAACCTGTACCTGGCCGCGGTGCTGGAGGCGACCTTGTTGCCACCGCCACCACCGGAACCGGCCTGGCGTCATTTGATGGATGAGTTGGCCGCCGATGGTGTCAGCGCCTATCGCGCGGTGGTGCGGGAAAATCCGCAATTCGTCGAGTACTTCCGCCAGTCCACGCCCGAGCAGGAACTGGGACGTCTGCCCCTGGGCAGTCGACCGGCCAAGCGCCGTGCCGGTGGCATTGAGAGTCTGCGTGCGATCCCGTGGATTTTCGGCTGGACCCAGACCCGCCTGATGCTGCCGGCCTGGCTGGGTTGGGAAGCGGCTTTGAGCAAGGCGTTGGAGCGCGGCGAAGGTGAGTTGCTGGGGCAGATGCGTGAACAATGGCCGTTTTTCCGCACTCGTATCGATATGCTGGAAATGGTCCTGGCCAAGGCCGACGCTGATATCGCCCGCCTGTATGACGAGCGTCTGGTGCAGCCCGACCTGCTGCCGTTGGGTGCGCATTTACGCGACCTATTGTCGCAGGCGTGTGCCGTGGTGCTTGGCCTGACCGGGCAGTCGCAGCTGCTGGCCCACAGTCCCGACACCCTGGAGTTCATCCGCCTGCGCAACACCTACCTCGACCCGTTGCACCTGTTGCAGGCCGAGCTGCTGGCCCGCTCGCGCCAGCAGGAAGCGGCACAGGACAGCCCTCTGGAACAGGCGCTGCTGGTGTCCGTGGCCGGTATTGCCGCCGGATTGCGCAACACCGGCTGA
- a CDS encoding DUF4398 domain-containing protein, producing the protein MELKTMKTSTAKSSFNHLRGLKLAALAIGTSFVLAGCAGNPPTEQYAVTQSAVNSAVSAGGTEYAAVEMKAAQDKLKQAELAMHDKKYDEARRLAEQAEWDARVAERKAQAAKADLALKDSQKAVQELRKEGMRPALIQQK; encoded by the coding sequence ATGGAGTTGAAGACGATGAAGACCAGCACTGCCAAATCCTCGTTTAACCACCTGCGCGGGCTCAAATTGGCCGCGTTGGCAATCGGCACCAGCTTCGTTCTCGCAGGCTGTGCCGGCAACCCGCCGACTGAGCAGTACGCCGTGACCCAATCGGCCGTGAACAGCGCCGTCAGCGCTGGCGGTACCGAATACGCTGCGGTGGAAATGAAAGCTGCCCAGGACAAGCTCAAGCAGGCCGAGCTGGCCATGCATGACAAGAAGTACGACGAAGCCCGTCGCCTGGCCGAACAGGCTGAGTGGGACGCTCGCGTTGCAGAGCGCAAGGCCCAGGCTGCCAAGGCCGATCTGGCGCTGAAGGATTCCCAGAAGGCTGTTCAGGAGCTGCGTAAGGAAGGCATGCGCCCTGCTTTGATCCAGCAGAAGTAA
- a CDS encoding TetR/AcrR family transcriptional regulator — MKRVMAQEGAAGIAAAVAESVQYQGRKASRQGSEQRRQDILDAAMRIVVRDGVRAVRHRAVAAEAGVPLSATTYYFKDIDDLLTDTFAQYVERSAAFMGKLWVRNEGLLREMVAYGDGSAESRSQLADDIARLTADYVLRQLLGRREYLMAEQAFRQEALLNPRLADLVRSHQQILLQGTCQFFQVLGSREPQQDAKVLTAIISRMEYQGLLFEPEALTGEEMLEILKRYMHLVLASV; from the coding sequence GTGAAGCGCGTAATGGCTCAAGAAGGCGCCGCTGGCATCGCTGCCGCCGTGGCTGAAAGTGTTCAGTACCAGGGCCGCAAGGCCAGTCGCCAGGGCAGTGAGCAGCGTCGCCAGGATATCCTCGACGCGGCGATGCGCATTGTCGTGCGCGATGGCGTGCGGGCCGTGCGCCATCGCGCGGTAGCGGCGGAGGCGGGTGTGCCACTGTCGGCCACCACCTACTATTTCAAGGATATCGACGACCTGCTCACCGATACCTTTGCCCAGTATGTGGAGCGCAGTGCAGCCTTCATGGGCAAGTTGTGGGTACGTAACGAAGGCTTGCTGCGGGAGATGGTGGCTTATGGTGATGGCAGTGCCGAATCGCGCTCGCAGCTGGCCGATGACATTGCGCGGCTGACGGCCGATTACGTTTTGCGCCAACTGCTCGGCCGACGCGAATACCTGATGGCCGAGCAGGCCTTTCGCCAGGAAGCCCTGTTGAACCCGCGCCTGGCGGACCTGGTGCGCTCCCACCAGCAGATTCTGTTGCAGGGCACTTGCCAGTTTTTCCAAGTACTGGGCTCCCGTGAGCCGCAACAAGATGCCAAAGTGTTGACGGCGATTATCAGTCGGATGGAATATCAGGGCCTGCTGTTCGAGCCCGAGGCCCTGACCGGTGAGGAAATGCTCGAGATTCTCAAGCGTTACATGCACCTGGTACTGGCCTCGGTCTAG
- the lysS gene encoding lysine--tRNA ligase produces the protein MSDQQLDQALQQEENALIALRKEKLAAERAKGNAFPNDFRRDNYCDALQKQYADKTKEELAEAAIPVKVAGRIMLNRGSFMVIQDMTGRIQVYVNRKTLSEETLAWVKTWDMGDIIAAEGTLARSGKGDLYVEMTNVRLLTKSLRPLPDKHHGLTDTEQRYRQRYVDLIVNEEVRQTFRVRSQVIAHIRSFLMARDFLEVETPMLQTIPGGAAAKPFETHHNALDMEMFLRIAPELYLKRLVVGGFEKVFEINRNFRNEGVSTRHNPEFTMLEFYQAYADYEDNMDLTEELFRELAQLVLGSTDVPYGDKVFHFGEPFVRLSVFDSILKYNPELTADDLNDIDKARAIAKKAGAKVLGFEGLGKLQVMIFEELVEHKLEQPHFITQYPFEVSPLARRNDDNPNVTDRFELFIGGREIANAYSELNDAQDQAERFMAQVADKDAGDDEAMHYDADFVRALEYGMPPTAGEGIGIDRLVMLLTNSPSIRDVILFPHMRPQA, from the coding sequence AAGCAATACGCGGACAAGACCAAGGAAGAGCTGGCAGAAGCAGCGATCCCGGTCAAGGTGGCAGGTCGCATCATGCTCAACCGTGGCTCGTTCATGGTGATCCAGGACATGACCGGTCGTATCCAGGTCTACGTCAACCGCAAGACCCTCTCGGAAGAAACCCTGGCCTGGGTGAAAACCTGGGACATGGGCGACATCATTGCCGCCGAAGGCACCCTGGCCCGTTCCGGCAAGGGTGACCTGTACGTGGAAATGACCAACGTGCGCCTGCTGACCAAGTCGCTGCGCCCGTTGCCGGACAAGCACCACGGCCTGACCGACACCGAACAGCGCTATCGCCAGCGCTACGTCGACCTGATCGTCAACGAAGAAGTGCGCCAGACTTTCCGTGTGCGTTCGCAAGTGATCGCGCACATCCGTAGCTTCCTGATGGCACGTGACTTCCTCGAAGTCGAGACGCCGATGTTGCAGACCATTCCAGGCGGCGCGGCAGCCAAGCCGTTCGAAACCCACCACAACGCCCTGGACATGGAAATGTTCCTGCGTATCGCGCCTGAGCTGTACCTCAAGCGCCTTGTTGTTGGCGGTTTCGAGAAAGTGTTCGAGATCAACCGCAACTTCCGTAACGAAGGTGTCTCGACCCGGCACAACCCGGAATTCACCATGTTGGAGTTCTACCAGGCCTACGCCGACTACGAAGACAACATGGACCTGACCGAAGAGCTGTTCCGCGAGCTGGCGCAGTTGGTCTTGGGCAGTACCGATGTGCCGTATGGCGACAAGGTGTTCCACTTCGGCGAGCCGTTCGTGCGCTTGTCGGTGTTCGATTCGATCCTCAAGTACAACCCTGAGCTGACCGCCGATGACCTGAACGACATCGACAAGGCCCGCGCCATTGCCAAGAAAGCCGGGGCCAAGGTCCTGGGTTTCGAAGGCCTGGGCAAATTGCAGGTGATGATTTTCGAAGAACTGGTGGAGCACAAGCTGGAGCAGCCGCACTTCATTACCCAGTACCCGTTCGAAGTCTCGCCGCTGGCCCGTCGCAACGACGACAACCCGAACGTCACCGACCGTTTCGAGCTGTTTATCGGTGGTCGTGAAATCGCCAACGCCTATTCCGAGCTGAATGACGCGCAAGACCAGGCCGAGCGCTTCATGGCCCAGGTGGCCGACAAGGACGCCGGTGACGACGAAGCCATGCATTACGATGCCGATTTCGTGCGGGCGCTGGAGTACGGCATGCCGCCGACGGCCGGTGAAGGTATCGGTATCGACCGCCTGGTGATGTTGCTGACCAACTCACCGTCGATCCGCGATGTGATCTTGTTCCCGCATATGCGGCCACAAGCGTAA
- a CDS encoding flavohemoglobin expression-modulating QEGLA motif protein — MDDYQQTIRTLSDRIVLAQTPIRVLDAVKWDDNIRKGFLQGKGKHMPAVDRDYYLNRPLSFDSSKVKLEFQNIERDITRQLGQFNPVGQIMRRMCKEYRMVVRMLEARGTEDFGLISQELYGAASDAFHAGDPTLADLGLMLSDYLNNIDGRGDLKDEAKTLTAKDAVSLLQSRLNKVFGEAEETIRVFESDGIVADAAAGADYIKIRADAMFNERDVRALEVHEGLVHVGTTLNGQNQPICTFLSKGPPSSTVTQEGLAILMEIITFASYPSRLRKLTNRTRAIHMVEEGADFLQVFEFFREQGFEMAESYGNASRVFRGSTPTGLPFTKDLSYLKGFIMVYNYIQLAVRKGKLEQVPLLFCGKTTLEDMRTLRQLVDEGLVVPPKYLPDQFRDMNALSAWMCFSNFLNHLSLDRIEADYSNIL; from the coding sequence GTGGACGATTACCAGCAGACGATACGCACCTTGTCCGATCGCATTGTGCTGGCGCAAACACCGATTCGCGTCCTCGACGCCGTCAAGTGGGACGACAACATTCGCAAGGGCTTCCTCCAGGGCAAAGGCAAGCACATGCCGGCGGTGGACCGCGACTATTACCTGAACCGGCCATTGTCGTTCGATTCCAGCAAGGTGAAGCTGGAGTTCCAGAACATCGAGCGCGATATCACTCGCCAATTGGGCCAGTTCAATCCGGTCGGGCAGATCATGCGGCGCATGTGCAAGGAGTACCGCATGGTGGTGCGCATGCTTGAAGCCCGTGGCACCGAGGATTTCGGCCTGATTTCCCAGGAGCTTTACGGTGCGGCGTCCGATGCGTTCCATGCCGGTGACCCGACCCTGGCCGACCTGGGCCTGATGCTCTCCGATTACCTGAACAATATCGACGGTCGCGGCGATCTCAAGGACGAAGCCAAGACCCTGACCGCCAAGGACGCCGTGAGCCTGCTGCAAAGTCGCCTGAACAAGGTGTTTGGCGAGGCCGAGGAGACCATCCGCGTCTTTGAGTCCGATGGCATTGTGGCCGATGCGGCGGCGGGCGCCGACTACATCAAGATCCGCGCCGATGCGATGTTCAACGAGCGCGATGTGCGGGCCCTGGAAGTCCATGAGGGGCTGGTCCATGTCGGCACGACCCTCAATGGCCAGAACCAGCCGATCTGCACTTTCCTGTCCAAGGGGCCGCCGTCGTCGACCGTGACCCAGGAAGGCCTGGCGATCCTGATGGAGATCATCACCTTCGCCTCCTATCCCAGCCGCCTGCGCAAGCTGACCAACCGCACCCGCGCGATCCATATGGTGGAAGAGGGCGCCGATTTCCTGCAGGTGTTCGAGTTCTTCCGTGAGCAGGGCTTTGAAATGGCCGAGAGCTACGGCAACGCCAGCCGGGTTTTCCGTGGCTCGACGCCGACGGGCCTGCCGTTTACCAAGGATTTGTCCTACCTCAAGGGCTTTATCATGGTCTACAACTACATCCAGCTGGCGGTGCGCAAAGGCAAGCTGGAGCAGGTGCCGTTGTTGTTCTGCGGCAAGACCACCCTGGAAGACATGCGCACCTTGCGTCAGTTGGTGGACGAGGGCCTGGTGGTGCCGCCCAAGTACTTGCCGGATCAGTTCCGCGATATGAACGCGCTGTCGGCGTGGATGTGCTTCTCCAACTTCCTCAATCACCTGAGCCTGGATCGGATCGAGGCGGACTACTCCAATATCCTCTGA
- a CDS encoding OmpA family protein, translating into MRKQLMIPALLAMSVALAACSTPPNANLENARTNFSALQANPQATKIAALETKDASEWLDKADKAYRDNEDEKKVDQLAYLTNQRVEVAKDTIALRESESKLKNAGDERARALLDARDAQIKQLQNSLNAKQTDRGTLVTFGDVLFATNKSDLKSSGLVNITKLAQFLRENPDRKVIVEGYTDSTGSDSYNQSLSERRAASVQRALAQQGVEISRIVTQGYGKEYPVADNGSASGRAMNRRVEVTISNDNQPVKPRSSVQ; encoded by the coding sequence ATGCGTAAACAATTGATGATCCCTGCCCTGCTGGCGATGAGCGTTGCACTGGCGGCTTGCTCCACCCCGCCTAACGCGAACCTGGAAAACGCACGGACCAATTTCTCGGCCCTGCAAGCCAACCCGCAAGCGACCAAAATCGCCGCCCTGGAAACCAAGGACGCCAGCGAATGGCTGGACAAGGCCGACAAGGCCTACCGCGACAATGAAGACGAGAAGAAGGTCGACCAACTGGCCTACCTGACCAACCAGCGGGTTGAAGTGGCCAAGGACACCATCGCCCTGCGCGAGTCCGAATCCAAGCTGAAAAACGCTGGTGACGAACGTGCCCGCGCCCTGCTCGACGCTCGCGATGCACAGATCAAGCAACTGCAAAACAGCTTGAATGCCAAGCAGACCGATCGCGGCACCCTGGTGACGTTCGGTGATGTATTGTTCGCCACCAACAAGTCCGATCTGAAATCCAGCGGCCTGGTCAACATCACCAAGCTGGCGCAGTTCCTGCGCGAAAACCCGGATCGTAAAGTGATTGTCGAAGGCTACACCGACAGCACCGGTTCGGACTCCTACAACCAGAGCCTGTCCGAGCGCCGTGCCGCTTCGGTACAGCGTGCACTGGCCCAGCAAGGCGTGGAAATCTCGCGCATCGTGACCCAGGGCTACGGCAAGGAATACCCGGTTGCCGACAACGGCAGCGCTTCGGGCCGCGCCATGAACCGCCGCGTTGAAGTGACCATCTCCAACGACAACCAGCCGGTCAAGCCACGCTCTTCGGTTCAATAA
- a CDS encoding alpha/beta hydrolase: MRLLGILCLLLTLNGCSSLLFYPEPGLPFTPQQARLEYRDVTLTTADGLKLRAWWLPAKAGVPLKGTVLHLHGNGGNLSGHLGGSWWLPTQGYQVLMLDYRGYGVSEGKPSLPAIYQDLDAAFQWLDQAPETQGQPLVVLGQSLGGALAVHYLAAHPERQPRLKALVLDGVPASYRDVGQFALSTSWLTWPFQVPLSWLVPDADSAIHGMPQLTGVPKLLFHSLDDPIVPLSNGIRLYQAAPPPRVLQLTRGGHVQTFADKTWQTVMLRYLDDPQHFNGLRRLGEIPNYPAAPNPKTEPSESPQ, translated from the coding sequence ATGCGACTCCTCGGCATTCTATGCCTGCTCCTGACCCTCAACGGCTGCAGCTCGCTGCTGTTCTACCCCGAGCCCGGCCTGCCGTTCACCCCGCAACAGGCACGCCTGGAGTACCGTGACGTCACCCTGACCACCGCCGATGGCCTCAAGCTGCGCGCCTGGTGGCTGCCAGCCAAGGCTGGCGTACCGCTCAAGGGCACGGTGCTGCACCTGCACGGCAATGGGGGCAACCTGTCCGGGCACTTGGGTGGCAGTTGGTGGCTGCCGACCCAAGGCTATCAAGTGCTGATGCTGGACTATCGTGGCTATGGTGTGTCCGAAGGCAAGCCATCGTTGCCGGCTATCTACCAGGACCTGGACGCCGCCTTCCAGTGGCTCGACCAGGCCCCCGAAACCCAGGGCCAGCCGCTGGTGGTCCTTGGCCAAAGCCTGGGCGGGGCGTTGGCGGTGCATTATTTGGCGGCGCACCCCGAGCGCCAGCCACGGCTCAAGGCGCTGGTGTTGGATGGTGTGCCCGCCAGTTATCGTGATGTAGGGCAATTCGCCTTGAGCACTTCCTGGCTAACATGGCCGTTTCAGGTGCCGTTGTCGTGGCTGGTGCCGGATGCCGACAGCGCGATCCATGGCATGCCACAACTGACCGGCGTGCCGAAACTGCTGTTCCACAGTCTGGATGACCCGATCGTGCCGCTTTCCAATGGCATCCGTCTGTATCAAGCTGCGCCGCCGCCAAGGGTGCTGCAACTGACCCGAGGCGGGCATGTGCAGACCTTTGCCGACAAGACCTGGCAAACCGTAATGTTGCGTTATCTTGACGACCCGCAGCATTTCAATGGCCTGCGTCGCCTGGGGGAAATCCCCAATTACCCGGCGGCGCCCAATCCCAAAACTGAACCATCAGAGAGCCCGCAATGA